A section of the Bryobacteraceae bacterium genome encodes:
- the clpB gene encoding chaperone protein ClpB, protein MAINLDKISNELEDALERSRLLAEQRKQAQITPLHMLYVLLDAESPLAAVLDKAGIAVDALLETFATRLNTERNAPLEPGRRPTASSALRNLIEKSFEMMERRGAERAEPIDFIMAAVEYGEEALRGDLRQNGLTRQAIEKTVETRAEIGETLGEKQAGRSMPGAVPKALTGGKLLEKYGRDLTAAASRGELMPVIGRDDEIRQVIQTLLRKSKNNPVVVGEPGTGKTAIAEGLAQRIAAGDVPESLKKCKVIALDLTAMVAGAKYRGEFEERIKGVVDEVRARKGEIILFLDELHTLVGAGGTEGGMDAANILKPALARGELRCLGATTFDEYREKIEKDGALARRFDVVQIREPNDEMMMVMLRGLRPRFEAFHGVKLTDDALQAAIKLSRRYIRGRWMPDKAIDVIDQACARIRMQKESKPTHIDQKERLLLRKKAELEALESSASTPAALRAVEALRAEIAVLEPQVTRLVEDWNSQKNALDMLQKTKQAIQEQTAALEAAEKAGDITKAAEIRYGSLKYLEQQLADLEKQTAGVSLVPDTVLPEHVAEVIADMTGIPSSRMMESERERLMKLEERLKERVFGQDEAVNAVADAARRMRADLQPGRKPNSFLFVGPTGVGKTELAKALAEALFDDENALIRIDMGEYKDKSSVSGLIGSRPGLVGSEEGGFLTEQVRRNPYSIVLFDEVEKGAPEILDLLLGVLDEGRLTDAKGRFCDFSNTIVLFTSNLGVREAIEASDDPEVQKQVIVEVVKRSLRPELYNRIGQVITFNPLTERELEAIVMKNFNQVKKKLAEDREIGLEMTPAALGYLARESYDPAYGARPVQRTMQQLVLSPLASILLSGEAQAGQTIRIDYDPGVEKVIEGAEGTEPVTVREGEGLTFSVISADS, encoded by the coding sequence GTGGCCATCAACCTCGACAAGATCTCGAACGAACTCGAGGACGCACTCGAACGTTCGCGCCTGCTCGCCGAGCAGCGAAAGCAGGCGCAGATCACTCCGCTGCACATGCTATACGTGCTGCTCGACGCCGAATCGCCGCTCGCCGCGGTGCTCGACAAGGCCGGCATTGCGGTCGACGCGCTGCTGGAAACCTTCGCCACGCGGCTCAACACCGAGCGCAACGCTCCGCTGGAGCCTGGGCGCAGGCCCACGGCGAGCTCCGCGCTGCGCAATCTCATTGAGAAATCGTTTGAGATGATGGAGCGGCGCGGCGCCGAACGGGCCGAACCGATCGACTTCATCATGGCCGCGGTGGAATACGGCGAAGAGGCGCTCCGCGGCGACCTCCGCCAGAACGGCCTCACCCGGCAGGCGATTGAAAAGACCGTGGAGACGCGCGCCGAAATCGGCGAGACCCTGGGCGAAAAACAGGCCGGCCGTTCCATGCCCGGCGCCGTCCCCAAGGCGCTGACCGGCGGCAAGCTGCTCGAAAAGTACGGCCGCGACCTCACCGCCGCGGCCTCGCGCGGCGAGCTGATGCCGGTGATCGGCCGCGACGACGAGATCCGCCAGGTCATCCAGACCCTGTTGCGCAAGAGCAAGAACAATCCGGTGGTGGTGGGCGAGCCGGGCACGGGCAAGACGGCCATCGCCGAAGGACTGGCGCAGCGCATTGCCGCCGGCGACGTGCCCGAGTCGCTCAAGAAGTGCAAGGTGATCGCGCTCGATTTGACGGCGATGGTCGCCGGGGCGAAGTACCGCGGCGAGTTCGAGGAGCGTATCAAGGGCGTGGTGGACGAAGTGCGCGCGCGGAAGGGCGAAATCATCCTGTTTCTGGATGAGCTGCACACGCTCGTCGGCGCCGGAGGCACCGAAGGCGGCATGGACGCGGCCAACATCCTGAAACCCGCGCTGGCGCGCGGCGAGCTGCGCTGCCTCGGCGCGACGACGTTCGATGAGTACCGGGAAAAGATCGAGAAGGACGGCGCGCTGGCCCGCCGCTTCGACGTGGTGCAGATCCGCGAGCCGAACGACGAGATGATGATGGTGATGCTGCGCGGGCTGCGGCCGCGCTTCGAGGCCTTCCACGGCGTCAAGCTCACCGACGATGCGCTTCAGGCGGCCATCAAGCTCAGCCGGCGTTACATCCGCGGCCGCTGGATGCCGGACAAGGCGATCGACGTCATCGACCAGGCCTGCGCGCGCATCCGCATGCAGAAGGAATCCAAGCCGACGCACATCGACCAGAAGGAGCGCTTGCTGTTGCGCAAGAAGGCGGAGCTGGAAGCGCTGGAATCGTCGGCTTCCACGCCCGCCGCGCTGCGCGCCGTCGAGGCACTGCGCGCCGAGATTGCGGTGCTGGAGCCGCAGGTGACCCGGCTGGTCGAGGACTGGAACAGCCAGAAGAACGCCCTGGACATGTTGCAGAAGACGAAGCAGGCCATCCAGGAGCAGACGGCGGCGCTCGAAGCGGCCGAGAAGGCGGGCGACATCACCAAGGCGGCCGAGATCCGCTACGGGTCGCTGAAGTATCTGGAACAGCAGCTTGCCGACCTGGAAAAGCAGACCGCCGGCGTCTCGCTGGTTCCCGACACCGTGCTGCCCGAGCACGTGGCCGAGGTGATCGCCGACATGACGGGCATTCCGTCGAGCCGGATGATGGAGAGCGAACGGGAACGGCTGATGAAGCTGGAAGAGCGGCTCAAGGAGCGCGTCTTCGGGCAGGACGAGGCGGTGAACGCCGTGGCCGATGCGGCCCGCCGCATGCGCGCCGACCTTCAGCCCGGACGCAAACCGAACAGCTTCCTGTTTGTCGGCCCCACGGGCGTCGGCAAGACCGAGCTGGCCAAGGCGCTCGCCGAGGCGCTGTTTGATGACGAGAACGCGCTGATCCGGATCGACATGGGCGAGTACAAGGACAAGAGCTCGGTCTCCGGCCTCATCGGCAGCCGCCCGGGCCTGGTCGGCAGCGAGGAGGGCGGTTTTCTTACCGAACAGGTGCGGCGCAACCCATATTCGATCGTGTTGTTCGATGAGGTGGAGAAGGGCGCGCCGGAGATCCTGGACCTGCTGCTGGGCGTGCTCGACGAAGGCCGCCTCACCGATGCCAAGGGCCGCTTCTGCGATTTCTCGAACACGATCGTGCTGTTCACCTCGAACCTCGGAGTGCGCGAAGCGATCGAGGCCAGCGATGATCCGGAGGTGCAGAAGCAGGTGATCGTCGAGGTCGTGAAACGGAGCCTGCGGCCGGAGCTGTACAACCGCATCGGCCAGGTGATCACCTTCAATCCGCTCACCGAGCGCGAGCTGGAGGCGATCGTGATGAAGAACTTCAATCAGGTGAAGAAGAAGCTGGCCGAGGATCGCGAGATCGGGCTTGAAATGACGCCGGCTGCGCTCGGCTACCTGGCCAGGGAGTCTTACGATCCGGCCTATGGCGCGCGGCCGGTGCAGCGCACGATGCAGCAGCTCGTGCTTTCGCCGTTGGCCAGCATTCTGCTGTCTGGCGAGGCCCAGGCCGGCCAGACGATCCGCATCGACTATGATCCGGGCGTCGAGAAGGTGATCGAAGGCGCCGAGGGAACCGAGCCGGTCACGGTGCGCGAAGGCGAGGGATTGACCTTCAGCGTGATTTCGGCGGATTCGTGA